The following coding sequences are from one Catharus ustulatus isolate bCatUst1 chromosome 30, bCatUst1.pri.v2, whole genome shotgun sequence window:
- the LOC117008663 gene encoding keratin-associated protein 5-5-like, whose product MCSTGCCSTGCCSVVKSKTVCCTPCKTVCCSPCKSVCCSPCKTVCCSPCKTTVCCDPCQKPCCDPCQSCCDPCQKPCCDPCQKPCCDPCQTVCCDPCQKPCCDPCQSCCDPCQKPCCDPCQTVCCDPCQKPCCDPCQSCCDPCQKPCCDPCQSCCDPCQKPCCDPCQSCCDPCQKPCCDPCQSCCDPCQKPCCDPCQSCCDPCQSCCDPCQQSVCCAQVCQKSVCCVPRPCCSPCVVKKPVVVCCTPVRRICTPCIPIQQCCIKKSC is encoded by the exons ATGTGCTCCACTGGATGCTGTTCCACGGGATGCTGCTCTGTCGTGAAGAGCAAGACCGTGTGCTGCACCCCCTGCAAGACCGTGTGCTGCAGCCCATGCAAGAGCGTGTGCTGCAGCCCATGCAAGACTGtatgctgcagcccctgcaagACT ACTGTGTGCTGTGATCCATGCCAGAAGCCTTGCTGTGACCCGTGCCAGTCCTGCTGTGACCCATGCCAGAAGCCTTGCTGTGACCCATGCCAGAAACCATGCTGTGACCCGTGCCAGACTGTGTGCTGCGACCCATGCCAGAAGCCTTGCTGCGACCCATGCCAGTCCTGCTGTGATCCATGCCAGAAGCCTTGCTGTGATCCATGCCAGACTGTGTGCTGTGACCCGTGCCAGAAGCCCTGCTGTGATCCATGCCAGTCCTGCTGTGACCCGTGCCAGAAGCCTTGCTGCGACCCATGCCAGTCCTGTTGCGACCCGTGCCAGAAGCCCTGCTGTGATCCATGCCAGTCCTGCTGCGACCCGTGCCAGAAGCCCTGCTGTGATCCGTGCCAGTCCTGCTGTGATCCATGCCAGAAGCCTTGCTGTGATCCGTGCCAGTCCTGCTGTGACCCATGCCAGTCCTGCTGCGACCCGTGCCAGCAGTCCGTGTGCTGCGCCCAGGTGTGCCAGAAGTCGGTGTGCTGCGtgccccggccctgctgcagcccgTGCGTGGTGAAGAAGCCCGTGGTGGTTTGCTGCACCCCCGTGAGGAGGATCTGCAccccctgcatccccatccagcagtgctgcatcaAGAAGAGCTGCTGA
- the LOC117008664 gene encoding keratin-associated protein 10-1-like: MSGCCGGGSNYSVCCYSSPKSCKRPMCCSPMQCCTPCCTPCCMPMQSCCMPMSCCYTISSNNGGCCGGGNGGCCGASSSPLSVFRLPPTTPRMPNGCCGCCGSNNYSVCCYSSPKSCKAPMSCCPVQCCTPCCMPMQSCCMPTTCCYTISSNNNGCCGGCCGN; encoded by the exons ATGTCCGGGtgctgcggcggcggcagtaaCTACTCGGTGTGCTGCTACAGCAGCCCCAAGAGCTGCAAGAGGCCGATGTGCTGCAGCCCCATGCAGTGCTGCACGCCCTGCTGCACGCCCTGCTGCATGCCCATGCAGTCCTGCTGCATGCCCATGTCCTGCTGCTACACCATCAGCAGCAACAACGGCGGTTGCTGCGGCGGTGGCAACGGCGGCTGCTGTGGCG CGAGTTCCTCCCCGCTCTCCGTTTTCCGCTTG ccccccaccacccccaggATGCCCAACGGCTGCTGCGGCTGCTGCGGAAGCAACAATTACTCGGTGTGCTGCTACAGCAGCCCCAAGAGCTGCAAGGCCCCGATGAGCTGCTGCCCCGTGCAGTGCTGCACTCCCTGCTGCATGCCCATGCAGTCCTGCTGCATGCCCACGACCTGCTGCTACACCATCAGCAGCAACAACAACGGCTGCTGCGGCGGCTGCTGCGGCAACTGA
- the LOC117008665 gene encoding small proline-rich protein 2H-like produces MLHQKGGTDPEPCQHSSGCGHEGWTRPRSPEHCHHPGSRSHDLEGSCQSPPQGCQPCQPCQPQPASCKPRRRVEVSPVPPVCPPPVKIHRRPLEQHRPGPLCPEPDCCGKPRRRVEQSPEEDEEPPVVLQPLRHRCPCSQRCPRAVPRCPRAVPRCCPPAVPLPPHPCHQQQHQQQQKITLVPLCVKN; encoded by the coding sequence ATGCTCCACCAGAAAGGCGGCACCGACCCCGAGCCGTGCCAGCACTCCTCGGGCTGCGGCCACGAGGGCTGGACACGGCCCCGCTCCCCTGAGCACTGCCACCACCCCGGCAGCCGCAGCCACGACCTCGAGGGCTCCTGCCAGAGCCcgccccagggctgccagccctgccagccctgccagccccaaccCGCCTCCTGCAAACCCCGGCGCAGGGTGGAGGTGAGCCCGGTGCCCCCCGTGTGCCCCCCGCCCGTCAAAATCCACCGGCGGCCCCTGGAGCAGCACCGGCCCGGCCCGCTCTGCCCGGAGCCCGATTGCTGTGGGAAACCCCGGCGGAGAGTGGAGCAGAGCCcggaggaggatgaggagcccccggtggtgctgcagccgctgcGGCAtcgctgtccctgcagccagcgCTGCCCCCGAGCCGTGCCGCGCTGCCCCCGGGCCGTGCCGCGCTGCTGCCCGCCCGCTGTGCCCCTCCCACCGCacccctgccaccagcagcagcaccagcagcagcagaaaatcacCCTGGTGCCGCTCTGCGTGAAGAACTGA